The following proteins are co-located in the Spinactinospora alkalitolerans genome:
- a CDS encoding MFS transporter, with protein MNRVLTSYRRLLGVPRLPSLLFWSLLARLHIAGLPIAVTFLVAGWTDSYALAGLVSGALTVGTALAGPVRGRMADRGSTDRLMAGSGLGYAAGLAALALLPAALWWAAIPLALVTGLLLPPAGQIGRALWPRITTGPARQAVYASEATLQELLFVVGPLLAAGAVGVIGGRGAVVLLAAVSLTGALGFAVALRRAGLTGVAGIGGAQGGPRRSLLGHPPLALVIGLCLLLVGGLGAVDLVIVAWARELGAPGYAGGLAAIWALGSLVGGLVAGGLPGAPHIPRRAFGAAAGTALLVPLLPPVLHLPSPWLISPVLFASGLAIAPTLAAVMDRLGELAPEHRRAEAFGWLSTATTTGISFAAPLTGWLIDLGGVAAGVAGAALLALGAALLSLFVRPGPSAGR; from the coding sequence ATGAACCGAGTGCTGACGTCCTACCGCCGGCTGCTCGGCGTCCCCCGTCTCCCCTCACTGCTCTTCTGGTCGCTGCTGGCCCGCCTGCACATCGCCGGGCTGCCCATCGCGGTGACGTTCCTGGTCGCCGGGTGGACGGACTCCTACGCGCTGGCCGGGCTCGTCTCCGGCGCGCTCACGGTGGGCACCGCGCTGGCCGGGCCGGTCCGGGGACGCATGGCGGACCGGGGCTCCACCGACCGGCTGATGGCCGGCTCCGGCCTCGGCTACGCCGCCGGCCTGGCCGCCCTGGCGCTGCTGCCCGCCGCGCTGTGGTGGGCCGCCATTCCCCTCGCCCTGGTCACCGGCCTCTTGCTGCCGCCGGCCGGCCAGATCGGCCGGGCGCTGTGGCCGCGCATCACCACCGGACCGGCGCGGCAGGCCGTGTACGCCTCCGAGGCCACCCTGCAGGAGCTGCTGTTCGTGGTGGGCCCGCTGCTGGCCGCGGGCGCGGTCGGTGTCATCGGAGGCCGGGGCGCCGTCGTCCTGCTGGCCGCGGTCTCCCTGACCGGCGCGCTCGGCTTCGCCGTCGCGCTGCGCCGGGCCGGTCTGACGGGGGTCGCGGGGATCGGCGGCGCGCAGGGAGGACCGCGGCGCTCCCTGCTCGGCCACCCGCCGCTGGCGCTGGTGATCGGGCTGTGCCTGCTGCTGGTCGGCGGCCTGGGCGCCGTCGACCTGGTGATCGTGGCCTGGGCGCGGGAGCTCGGCGCTCCGGGCTACGCCGGCGGACTGGCCGCGATCTGGGCGCTCGGTTCGCTGGTCGGCGGCCTGGTCGCCGGCGGCCTGCCCGGCGCGCCGCACATCCCGCGGCGGGCGTTCGGCGCGGCGGCGGGCACCGCCCTGCTCGTCCCGCTGCTGCCGCCGGTCCTGCACCTGCCCTCGCCGTGGCTGATCTCGCCGGTGCTGTTCGCCTCGGGTCTGGCGATCGCGCCGACCCTGGCCGCGGTGATGGACCGGCTCGGCGAGCTCGCGCCGGAGCACCGCCGCGCCGAGGCGTTCGGCTGGCTGTCCACCGCGACCACCACCGGGATCTCGTTCGCCGCCCCACTGACCGGTTGGCTGATCGACCTCGGCGGCGTCGCCGCCGGTGTGGCGGGGGCCGCCCTGCTCGCCCTGGGAGCCGCGCTCCTCAGCCTGTTCGTCCGGCCGGGCCCGAGCGCAGGGCGCTGA
- the malQ gene encoding 4-alpha-glucanotransferase: MSDAELTRLAEEHGVATTYVDWRGARVTVPADTLRHVLTALGLDVADPRAALEAHWERQAGRMLPPAVVTRSGRTPGLSLPDGARAWVELNSGSWAELGPDLPLGTHLLHVEHGDVRSRAPLLVAPGRLAGPPAVPDRRTWGLMAQLYSVRSRASWGLGDLRDLAELSDWSARDLGASFTLVNPIHATEPVPPIEPSPYLPVSRRYASPLYIRIEDVPEYINLEPVHREAIQRLARPLREQGRTADLLDRDAVWSAKRAALEMLYQVRRSPAREAALQAYLEREGAPLVEYATWCALAEEHGFDYRRWPRPLRDVGAHAVGAEALRRWPTVDFHRWVQWILDDQLAAAQASARTAGMAVGIVHDLAVGVQAGGADAWMYRDALASGVSVGAPPDEFNQQGQDWAQPPWHPVRLAEQGYLPFSQQMRQAMRHAGGIRVDHVMGLFRLWWVPEGASPAEGTYVRYDHEGMVGALALAAHECGALVVGEDLGTVEPWVRGHLADRGILGTSVLWFERDADGPRRPERWRRDCLATVATHDLPPVASYLSAEHVELRDRLGLLTRPAEEERAEAERQVASWRALLVELGLLDASVDPVSDPGAVVAALHAYLARTPARMIGVALTDVVGERRMQNQPGTSDEYPNWRIPLTNAEGEPILLDELMADPRLVESARRVLHPITGDFHPRT; encoded by the coding sequence GTGAGTGATGCTGAGCTGACCCGGCTGGCGGAGGAACACGGTGTCGCGACGACCTACGTCGACTGGCGCGGCGCCCGGGTGACCGTGCCGGCCGACACCCTGCGCCACGTCCTGACGGCCCTGGGGCTGGACGTCGCCGATCCCCGCGCGGCGCTGGAGGCGCACTGGGAGCGCCAGGCCGGCCGCATGCTCCCGCCGGCGGTCGTCACCCGATCCGGGCGCACCCCCGGCCTGTCGCTGCCCGACGGGGCCCGGGCCTGGGTGGAGCTGAACAGCGGCTCCTGGGCCGAACTCGGGCCCGACCTGCCGCTCGGCACGCACCTGCTGCACGTCGAGCACGGCGACGTCCGCAGCCGCGCCCCGCTGCTCGTGGCGCCCGGCCGGCTCGCCGGGCCCCCGGCCGTGCCCGACCGCCGGACGTGGGGGCTCATGGCCCAGCTGTACTCGGTGCGCTCCCGGGCCTCCTGGGGGCTGGGGGACCTGCGCGATCTCGCCGAGCTGTCCGACTGGAGCGCCCGTGACCTCGGCGCCTCCTTCACCCTGGTCAATCCGATCCACGCCACCGAACCCGTCCCGCCCATCGAGCCCTCGCCCTATCTGCCGGTCAGCCGCCGCTACGCCAGCCCGCTCTACATCCGCATCGAGGACGTCCCGGAGTACATCAACCTGGAGCCGGTGCACCGGGAGGCGATCCAGCGCCTGGCCCGGCCGCTGCGCGAGCAGGGCCGCACCGCCGACCTGCTCGACCGCGACGCCGTCTGGTCTGCCAAGCGGGCGGCCCTGGAGATGCTCTATCAGGTGCGGCGCAGTCCCGCACGGGAGGCGGCCCTCCAGGCCTACCTCGAACGCGAGGGCGCGCCGCTGGTGGAGTACGCCACCTGGTGCGCGCTGGCCGAGGAGCACGGCTTCGACTACCGGCGCTGGCCCCGGCCGCTGCGCGACGTGGGCGCGCACGCCGTGGGCGCCGAGGCGCTGCGGCGCTGGCCCACGGTCGACTTCCACCGCTGGGTGCAGTGGATCCTGGACGACCAGCTCGCCGCGGCGCAGGCCAGCGCGCGGACCGCCGGGATGGCGGTGGGCATCGTGCACGACCTCGCCGTGGGCGTTCAGGCCGGCGGCGCCGACGCCTGGATGTACCGCGACGCCCTCGCCTCAGGCGTCAGCGTGGGCGCGCCGCCCGACGAGTTCAATCAGCAGGGCCAGGACTGGGCGCAGCCGCCCTGGCACCCCGTCCGGCTGGCCGAGCAGGGCTACCTGCCGTTCTCCCAGCAGATGCGCCAGGCGATGCGGCACGCCGGCGGGATCCGGGTGGACCACGTGATGGGGCTGTTCCGGCTGTGGTGGGTGCCCGAAGGGGCCTCGCCCGCCGAGGGCACCTACGTCCGCTACGACCACGAGGGCATGGTCGGGGCGCTGGCCCTGGCCGCGCACGAGTGCGGCGCGCTCGTGGTGGGGGAGGACCTCGGAACGGTGGAGCCGTGGGTGCGCGGCCACCTCGCCGACCGGGGCATCCTCGGCACGTCGGTGCTGTGGTTCGAGCGCGACGCCGACGGACCGCGCCGCCCCGAGCGGTGGCGCCGGGACTGCCTGGCCACCGTCGCCACCCACGACCTGCCGCCCGTGGCGTCCTACCTGTCGGCCGAGCACGTCGAGCTGCGCGACCGGCTGGGGCTGCTGACCCGCCCGGCGGAGGAGGAGCGCGCCGAGGCCGAGCGCCAGGTGGCCTCCTGGCGCGCCCTGCTGGTGGAGCTCGGCCTCCTGGACGCCTCCGTCGATCCGGTCTCCGACCCCGGTGCCGTGGTGGCGGCGCTGCACGCCTACCTGGCCCGTACCCCCGCCCGGATGATCGGCGTCGCGCTGACCGACGTGGTGGGCGAGCGCCGCATGCAGAACCAGCCCGGAACCAGCGACGAGTACCCGAACTGGCGCATCCCGCTGACCAACGCCGAGGGCGAGCCGATCCTGCTCGACGAGCTGATGGCCGATCCGCGGCTCGTCGAGTCGGCCCGCCGGGTGCTGCACCCGATCACCGGGGACTTCCACCCGAGGACGTGA
- a CDS encoding SLC13 family permease, translating into MSLQLLSALGLVLVFAVAMARPVSIGVIALIAAFVVGTVFAGETADEIATGFPGGLFVTLVGVTYLFAIAKANGCVDWMVQSAVRVVRGRPAAIPWAFFALAAILTSIGAVSPATVAVLFPIAMSLAAVYGIRPLLMGLLTNLGATAGSFSPLGIFGIIVNGVMDGNDMGSNPALLYATTFVGSLVAAVVTFFLYGGRGLLRRGSPEQDGGSPAEGTGGGTATVTALDPVTLNAERITTLIGFVVLVIGALLFGVDIGFLAVAVAGAVAVLFPAHAKGAIEHVSWGVVLLVGGLVTYVELLERIGTIDWLGSGVANVGSPLIAALLICLIGAVVSAFASTTGMLSALIPLAVPLIATGHIEALGLMIALSLSSSLVDVSPFSTNGALALANAPEKERDRVYRGLLTFGLAMIVIAPLVSWLAFVVPGWV; encoded by the coding sequence ATGTCACTACAGCTTCTGTCCGCCCTGGGCCTGGTACTGGTGTTCGCTGTCGCCATGGCCAGGCCGGTGAGCATCGGCGTGATCGCCCTCATCGCGGCATTCGTCGTCGGCACCGTGTTCGCCGGCGAGACCGCGGACGAGATCGCCACGGGCTTTCCCGGCGGCCTGTTCGTAACCCTGGTCGGCGTCACCTACCTGTTCGCCATCGCCAAGGCCAACGGCTGCGTCGACTGGATGGTCCAGAGCGCGGTGCGGGTGGTCCGCGGGCGTCCGGCCGCCATCCCCTGGGCGTTCTTCGCGCTGGCCGCGATCCTGACCTCCATCGGTGCGGTCAGCCCTGCGACCGTGGCCGTCCTGTTCCCCATCGCCATGAGCCTGGCCGCCGTCTACGGCATACGCCCGCTGCTGATGGGCCTGCTCACCAATCTGGGCGCCACCGCGGGGAGCTTCTCGCCGCTCGGCATCTTCGGCATCATCGTCAACGGCGTGATGGACGGCAACGACATGGGCTCCAACCCCGCGTTGCTGTACGCCACCACGTTCGTCGGCAGCCTGGTGGCCGCGGTGGTCACCTTTTTCCTCTACGGAGGGCGCGGGCTGCTGCGCCGCGGCTCCCCCGAGCAGGACGGCGGGTCCCCGGCCGAGGGCACCGGCGGCGGCACCGCCACGGTCACCGCGCTGGATCCGGTCACCCTCAACGCCGAGCGCATCACCACCCTGATCGGCTTCGTCGTCCTGGTCATCGGCGCGCTCCTCTTCGGAGTGGACATCGGCTTCCTCGCCGTGGCGGTCGCCGGCGCCGTCGCGGTCCTCTTCCCCGCCCACGCCAAGGGCGCGATCGAGCACGTCAGCTGGGGCGTGGTCCTGCTCGTCGGCGGCCTGGTGACCTACGTGGAGCTGCTGGAGCGGATCGGGACGATCGACTGGCTGGGCAGCGGCGTCGCCAACGTGGGCTCCCCGCTCATCGCCGCACTGCTGATCTGCCTGATCGGCGCAGTCGTCTCCGCCTTCGCCTCCACGACCGGCATGCTCAGCGCACTGATCCCGCTGGCGGTCCCGCTCATCGCCACCGGCCACATCGAGGCGCTCGGCCTGATGATCGCCCTGTCGCTGTCCTCCTCCCTGGTGGACGTGTCCCCGTTCTCCACCAACGGCGCGCTGGCCCTCGCCAACGCCCCGGAGAAGGAACGCGACCGCGTCTACCGCGGACTGCTCACCTTCGGCCTGGCGATGATCGTCATCGCACCGCTGGTGTCCTGGCTGGCGTTCGTCGTCCCCGGCTGGGTCTGA
- a CDS encoding IclR family transcriptional regulator, translated as MRSVITALHVLDAVAERQPIGVSDLARAMDIPKSSVQRALRALESAGWIRSVAPEQGSGWVLTTKAGDLAQHIAGDLGVREAALPVMAELRDRTGEEVHLTIREDQEVVVIERVESTHPVRIHWPAGTRSPCHASANGKAILAHLRPADLAVALPGPLPGFTESTITAPEKLRAELAAVRARGYAVARSELRADIASVAAPILSPSGTPIAALSVFLPMHRLDDDTAPLGELVRANAQRIAAAVATR; from the coding sequence GTGCGATCGGTCATCACCGCGCTGCACGTCCTCGACGCAGTGGCGGAGCGGCAGCCCATCGGGGTCAGCGACCTGGCCCGGGCGATGGACATCCCCAAGAGCTCGGTGCAGCGGGCGCTGCGCGCGCTGGAGTCGGCCGGATGGATCCGCTCCGTCGCGCCGGAGCAGGGCAGCGGCTGGGTCCTCACCACCAAGGCCGGAGACCTCGCCCAGCACATCGCCGGCGATCTGGGCGTCCGCGAGGCGGCGCTGCCGGTCATGGCCGAGCTGCGCGACCGCACCGGCGAGGAGGTCCACCTGACGATCCGTGAGGACCAGGAGGTCGTGGTGATCGAAAGGGTGGAGTCCACCCATCCGGTCCGCATCCACTGGCCCGCAGGGACCCGCTCGCCGTGCCACGCCAGCGCCAACGGCAAGGCGATCCTGGCCCATCTGCGCCCCGCGGACCTCGCCGTCGCCCTGCCCGGCCCCCTGCCCGGGTTCACCGAGTCGACCATCACCGCCCCCGAGAAGCTGCGCGCCGAACTGGCCGCCGTGCGCGCCCGGGGCTACGCGGTCGCGCGCAGCGAACTGCGCGCCGACATCGCATCGGTCGCCGCGCCCATCCTCTCCCCATCGGGGACCCCGATCGCGGCGCTGAGCGTGTTCCTGCCCATGCACCGCCTGGACGACGACACCGCCCCGCTCGGCGAGCTCGTGCGCGCGAACGCGCAGCGCATCGCCGCCGCCGTCGCGACCCGCTGA
- the pepN gene encoding aminopeptidase N, giving the protein MAGNLTREEARERARILDVTSYDVELDLTSGDQTFDSTTVVRFDCSEPGAGTFVDLVAAGVRSVELNGRGLDPAEVFDGERIALPELAASNELRVVADASYMRTGEGLHRFVDPVDGKTYLYSQFETSDAHRMYACFDQPDLKATFELTVLAPADYEIVSNSAPDAEREPAEDAEDSRVRWHFPATKPVSTYITALIAGPYHVVRDEHDGIPLGVYCRASLAEHLDADAIIEVTRQGFDFYHGLFGLRYPFGKYDQLFVPEFNAGAMENAGAVTFLEDYVFRSRVTDASYERRAETILHEMAHMWFGDLVTMRWWDDLWLNESFATFASVHCQAEATKWKDAWTTFANVEKAWALRQDQLPSTHPIAADIPDMQAVEVNFDGITYAKGASVLKQLVAYVGVDAFFAGVREYFKEHAWGNTELGDLLRQLERASGRDLSTWSREWLETAGVNTMRPEFEVDADGAFTSFAVLQEAAPDHPTLRSHRLAIGLYDRTEDGIVRRERVELDVSGERTEVPQLVGMARPDLVLVNDDDLTFTKIRLDEHSLATVVDGVGEIRASLPRTLAFSAAWDMTRDAEMAARDYVSLVLSGLSGVGDVSVAQTLLRQAVSALYNYADPDWRDTGLTLLAGRLQDLLTAAEPGSDLQLAYAHGFANAAVSGEHLSLLQGLLDGAITVEGLEIDTDLRWTLLRSLVVSGTAGEEEIAAELDADPTATGERSAAGCRAAIPTAEAKALAWDRIAAGEMANAEFRATLLGFTEPAHHELLRPYVDPYYALLGEVWNKWTGEFAQTFAEIAYPRHLIEEETLRRTDAYIEAEKPAPALRRLLVEGRAGVQRALSARTRDAEAAKR; this is encoded by the coding sequence GTGGCGGGCAACCTGACGCGCGAGGAAGCGAGGGAACGGGCTCGAATCCTCGACGTCACCTCCTATGACGTGGAGCTCGACCTCACCTCCGGCGATCAGACCTTCGATTCCACCACCGTGGTCAGGTTCGACTGCTCCGAGCCGGGCGCCGGTACCTTCGTGGACCTGGTCGCCGCCGGGGTGCGCAGCGTCGAGCTGAACGGGCGCGGGCTCGACCCGGCCGAGGTGTTCGACGGCGAGCGGATCGCGCTGCCGGAGCTGGCGGCGAGCAACGAGCTGCGCGTCGTCGCCGACGCCTCCTACATGCGCACCGGTGAGGGCCTGCACCGCTTCGTCGACCCGGTCGACGGCAAGACCTACCTGTACTCGCAGTTCGAGACGTCCGACGCGCACCGGATGTACGCCTGCTTCGACCAGCCCGACCTGAAGGCCACCTTCGAGCTGACCGTGCTGGCGCCGGCCGACTACGAGATCGTCTCCAACAGCGCGCCCGACGCCGAGCGCGAGCCGGCCGAGGACGCCGAGGACTCCAGGGTCCGCTGGCACTTCCCCGCCACCAAGCCCGTGTCGACCTACATCACCGCGCTGATCGCCGGCCCCTACCACGTGGTGCGCGACGAGCACGACGGCATCCCGCTGGGCGTCTACTGCCGGGCCTCGCTGGCCGAGCACCTCGACGCCGACGCGATCATCGAGGTCACCCGGCAGGGCTTCGACTTCTACCACGGCCTCTTCGGCCTGCGGTACCCGTTCGGCAAGTACGACCAGCTCTTCGTGCCGGAGTTCAACGCCGGGGCCATGGAGAACGCCGGCGCCGTGACGTTCCTGGAGGACTACGTCTTCCGTTCCCGCGTCACCGACGCCAGCTACGAGCGCCGCGCCGAGACGATCCTGCACGAGATGGCGCACATGTGGTTCGGCGACCTGGTCACCATGCGCTGGTGGGACGACCTGTGGCTGAACGAGTCGTTCGCGACGTTCGCCAGCGTCCACTGCCAGGCCGAGGCCACGAAGTGGAAGGACGCCTGGACGACCTTCGCCAACGTCGAGAAGGCGTGGGCGCTGCGTCAGGACCAGCTTCCCTCGACCCACCCGATCGCCGCCGACATCCCCGACATGCAGGCGGTCGAGGTCAACTTCGACGGCATCACCTACGCCAAGGGCGCCTCGGTCCTCAAGCAGCTCGTCGCCTACGTGGGCGTGGACGCGTTCTTCGCCGGCGTGCGCGAGTACTTCAAGGAGCACGCCTGGGGCAACACCGAGCTGGGCGACCTGCTGCGCCAACTGGAGCGCGCCTCCGGCCGCGACCTGTCGACCTGGTCGCGCGAGTGGCTGGAGACCGCGGGCGTCAACACGATGCGCCCGGAGTTCGAGGTGGACGCCGACGGCGCCTTCACCTCGTTCGCGGTGCTGCAGGAGGCCGCCCCCGACCACCCGACGCTGCGCTCGCACCGCCTGGCGATCGGCCTGTACGACCGCACCGAGGACGGGATCGTGCGCCGCGAGCGGGTGGAGCTCGACGTGTCCGGCGAGCGGACCGAGGTGCCGCAGCTGGTCGGCATGGCCCGGCCCGACCTCGTCCTGGTCAACGACGACGACCTCACCTTCACCAAGATCCGGCTGGACGAGCACTCGCTGGCCACCGTGGTCGACGGCGTGGGCGAGATCCGGGCGTCGCTGCCGCGGACCCTGGCCTTCTCCGCGGCGTGGGACATGACCCGCGACGCCGAGATGGCCGCCCGCGACTACGTCAGCCTGGTCCTCTCCGGCCTCAGCGGGGTCGGCGACGTCTCGGTCGCGCAGACGCTGCTGCGCCAGGCGGTCTCGGCGCTGTACAACTACGCCGATCCGGACTGGCGCGACACCGGCCTGACCCTGCTGGCCGGACGGCTGCAGGACCTGCTCACCGCGGCCGAGCCGGGCAGCGACCTGCAACTGGCCTACGCGCACGGCTTCGCCAACGCCGCGGTCTCCGGCGAGCACCTGTCGCTGCTGCAGGGCCTGCTCGACGGCGCGATCACCGTCGAGGGCCTGGAGATCGACACCGACCTGCGCTGGACCCTGCTGCGCAGCCTCGTGGTCAGCGGCACCGCCGGCGAGGAGGAGATCGCCGCGGAGCTGGACGCCGACCCGACCGCGACCGGCGAGCGCTCGGCCGCCGGCTGCCGGGCCGCGATCCCGACGGCCGAGGCCAAGGCCCTGGCCTGGGACCGCATCGCCGCCGGCGAGATGGCCAACGCCGAGTTCCGCGCGACCCTGCTCGGCTTCACCGAGCCGGCCCACCACGAGCTGCTGCGCCCCTACGTCGACCCGTACTACGCGCTGCTGGGCGAGGTGTGGAACAAGTGGACCGGTGAGTTCGCGCAGACGTTCGCCGAGATCGCCTACCCGCGCCACCTGATCGAGGAGGAGACGCTGCGCCGCACCGACGCCTACATCGAGGCGGAGAAGCCGGCTCCGGCGCTGCGCCGCCTGCTGGTCGAGGGCCGTGCCGGCGTGCAGCGCGCGCTGAGCGCCCGGACCAGGGACGCCGAGGCCGCGAAGCGGTAG
- a CDS encoding mycothiol-dependent nitroreductase Rv2466c family protein, producing MTEQRTPVDLWFDPLCPWAWMTSRWLLEVEKVRPIEARWHVMSLAVLNEDKDVPEDYRRMLEDAWGPVRVAIAAEERLGNEVLGPLYTALGTRFHNRREPRGIETVAAALADVGLPRDLAEAADSADYDEALRKSHHDGMDRVGYEVGTPVISVDGVSFFGPVVSPAPKGEDAGRLWDGVLLVAGTDGFFELKRSRTRDPIFD from the coding sequence GTGACCGAGCAACGCACCCCGGTCGACCTGTGGTTCGACCCTCTGTGCCCGTGGGCGTGGATGACCTCCCGCTGGTTGCTGGAGGTCGAGAAGGTGCGCCCGATCGAGGCCCGCTGGCACGTGATGAGCCTGGCGGTGCTCAACGAGGACAAGGACGTCCCCGAGGACTACCGGAGAATGCTCGAAGACGCCTGGGGGCCGGTGCGGGTGGCCATCGCCGCAGAGGAGCGCCTGGGCAACGAGGTGCTCGGCCCGCTCTACACCGCGCTGGGCACCCGGTTCCACAACCGCAGGGAACCCCGCGGCATCGAGACGGTCGCCGCCGCGCTGGCCGATGTCGGCCTGCCGCGGGACCTGGCCGAGGCCGCCGACTCCGCTGACTACGATGAGGCCCTGCGCAAGTCCCACCACGACGGCATGGACCGGGTCGGCTACGAGGTGGGCACCCCGGTGATCTCGGTCGACGGCGTGTCGTTCTTCGGTCCCGTCGTGTCGCCGGCGCCCAAGGGCGAGGACGCGGGCAGACTGTGGGACGGCGTTTTGCTGGTCGCGGGCACCGATGGATTCTTCGAGCTGAAGCGCAGCCGCACCCGCGATCCGATCTTCGACTGA
- a CDS encoding aldehyde dehydrogenase family protein: MRSLYLNGAWADSASAQAIDVVNPTTEEVIDQVPAGDPKDVDRAVAAARAAFPAWSALPVAERRAHLARAHELFTQRAGDIARAMATDMGAPLKFASQIQTGLPLTMFQTYLDMLGGEVGERFFSGEEVGTSLVVREPFGVVGAITPWNYPLHQIVLKVVPALAAGNTVVLKPTEVAPLGAYALAELFHDAGLPAGVFNLVSGTGPVVGEAIAAHPDVDMVSFTGSGRAGKRVAEVAAATVKKVALELGGKSPNVILPGADLNHAVKRGVADVMRNSGQSCNALTRMLVHRDSYDAAVELAAGYAAKFTVGDPFEEGVRMGPLVSAAQRDRVRGYIEQGVAEGARLATGGAEAPEGLERGFFVRPTVFADVRNDMRIAQEEIFGPVLVLIPYGSEEEAVEIANDTPYGLAAGVWAGDKEHALAVARRLRAGQIEVNGGAFNPLAPFGGYKQSGVGREWGVFGLEEFCETKAVQL, translated from the coding sequence ATGCGATCCCTCTACCTCAACGGCGCCTGGGCCGACTCCGCCTCGGCCCAGGCCATCGACGTGGTCAACCCCACCACCGAGGAGGTCATCGACCAGGTCCCGGCCGGCGACCCCAAGGACGTCGACCGCGCCGTCGCGGCGGCCAGGGCGGCCTTCCCCGCGTGGTCGGCGCTCCCGGTCGCCGAACGCCGCGCCCACCTCGCCCGCGCCCACGAGCTGTTCACCCAGCGGGCCGGGGACATCGCCCGGGCCATGGCCACCGACATGGGCGCGCCGCTGAAGTTCGCCTCCCAGATCCAGACCGGCCTGCCCCTCACCATGTTCCAGACCTACCTGGACATGCTCGGCGGCGAGGTCGGCGAGCGGTTCTTCTCGGGGGAGGAGGTCGGCACCTCCCTCGTCGTGCGCGAGCCGTTCGGCGTCGTCGGCGCGATCACCCCGTGGAACTACCCGCTGCACCAGATCGTGCTGAAGGTGGTCCCCGCGCTCGCCGCCGGCAACACCGTGGTGCTCAAGCCCACCGAGGTCGCGCCGCTCGGCGCCTACGCGCTGGCCGAGCTCTTCCACGACGCCGGCCTGCCGGCCGGGGTGTTCAACCTCGTCTCGGGCACCGGTCCCGTCGTCGGGGAGGCGATCGCCGCCCACCCCGACGTCGACATGGTGTCCTTCACCGGTTCCGGCCGCGCGGGCAAGCGCGTGGCCGAGGTGGCCGCCGCCACGGTGAAGAAGGTCGCGCTGGAGCTCGGCGGCAAGTCGCCCAACGTCATCCTGCCCGGGGCCGACCTCAACCACGCGGTCAAGCGGGGCGTCGCCGACGTGATGCGCAACAGCGGCCAGAGCTGCAACGCGCTCACCCGGATGCTGGTGCACCGCGACTCCTACGACGCCGCGGTCGAGCTCGCGGCCGGCTACGCGGCCAAGTTCACGGTCGGCGACCCCTTCGAGGAGGGGGTGCGGATGGGCCCGCTCGTCTCCGCCGCGCAGCGCGACCGGGTGCGCGGCTACATCGAGCAGGGCGTGGCCGAGGGCGCGCGGCTGGCCACCGGCGGCGCCGAGGCGCCCGAGGGCCTGGAGCGCGGCTTCTTCGTGCGGCCCACGGTCTTCGCCGACGTGCGCAACGACATGCGCATCGCCCAGGAGGAGATCTTCGGCCCGGTCCTGGTGCTGATCCCCTACGGCTCCGAGGAGGAGGCCGTGGAGATCGCCAACGACACCCCCTACGGGCTCGCCGCCGGGGTGTGGGCCGGAGACAAGGAGCACGCGCTGGCCGTCGCCCGTCGGCTGCGCGCCGGCCAGATCGAGGTCAACGGCGGCGCCTTCAACCCGCTCGCCCCGTTCGGCGGGTACAAGCAGTCGGGTGTCGGCAGGGAGTGGGGCGTCTTCGGACTCGAGGAGTTCTGCGAGACGAAGGCCGTCCAGCTGTAG
- a CDS encoding ribose-5-phosphate isomerase → MRVYLGSDHAGFELKEHLVSWLKEQGHEVVDAGPAGYDAADDYPPFVLRAAEGVAGDEGALGVVIGGSGNGEQMAANKVKGVRAALVWSTETAELAREHNNANVVSIGARMHSAQEATRFTEAFLATAYSGEERHTRRIDMLSRYERTGELPPLP, encoded by the coding sequence GTGCGTGTTTATCTTGGATCCGACCATGCAGGTTTCGAACTGAAGGAGCACCTCGTCTCCTGGCTCAAGGAGCAGGGGCACGAGGTCGTCGACGCCGGCCCGGCCGGCTACGACGCGGCCGACGACTACCCGCCGTTCGTGCTGCGCGCCGCCGAGGGCGTCGCGGGAGACGAGGGCGCCCTGGGCGTGGTGATCGGCGGCTCCGGCAACGGCGAGCAGATGGCCGCCAACAAGGTCAAGGGGGTCCGCGCCGCCCTGGTGTGGAGCACCGAGACCGCGGAGCTCGCCCGCGAGCACAACAACGCCAACGTCGTCAGCATCGGCGCCCGGATGCACTCCGCGCAGGAGGCCACGCGGTTCACCGAGGCCTTCCTGGCCACCGCCTACAGCGGTGAGGAGCGCCACACCCGCCGGATCGACATGCTGAGCCGCTACGAGCGGACCGGGGAACTCCCGCCGCTGCCTTGA